One Peptostreptococcus equinus genomic window carries:
- the panB gene encoding 3-methyl-2-oxobutanoate hydroxymethyltransferase — translation MKNTVLTFKEAKKNGNKLSMITAYDYSTAKIFDEEGINSILVGDSLGMVMLGYEDTLSVTMEDMIHHTAAVSRGAKNALVVGDMPFLSYNLGIHDAVKNAGRFMKEGRADCVKLEGGKEVCDVIRAIVDAKIPVCAHIGLTPQAINALGGFKVQGKNLDSAKKLMEDALAVQEAGAFAVVIECVPDALAEKISKMLNIPTIGIGAGAGCDGQVLVYQDMLGMYSDFTPKFVKKFSDVGSQMRDGVKKYMKEVQDGTFPEEKHSFKIDKEIIDKL, via the coding sequence ATGAAAAATACAGTATTAACATTTAAGGAAGCTAAGAAAAATGGAAACAAGTTGTCTATGATAACAGCATACGACTATTCAACAGCAAAAATATTTGACGAAGAGGGAATTAATTCAATACTTGTAGGAGATTCTTTAGGTATGGTTATGCTCGGTTATGAAGATACTTTAAGTGTAACTATGGAAGATATGATACATCACACTGCGGCAGTTTCAAGGGGAGCAAAAAATGCCTTGGTAGTAGGGGATATGCCATTTTTATCATATAATTTAGGTATACATGATGCTGTAAAAAATGCTGGAAGATTTATGAAAGAAGGAAGAGCAGACTGTGTAAAACTAGAAGGTGGAAAAGAAGTTTGTGATGTAATTAGAGCTATAGTAGATGCAAAAATACCAGTATGTGCTCACATAGGTCTTACACCTCAGGCTATCAATGCTTTAGGAGGATTTAAAGTACAGGGTAAAAATTTAGATTCGGCAAAAAAATTAATGGAAGATGCTTTAGCTGTACAAGAAGCTGGTGCCTTTGCTGTTGTAATTGAATGTGTACCAGATGCCCTAGCAGAAAAAATAAGTAAAATGTTAAACATACCTACAATTGGTATAGGTGCAGGCGCAGGATGTGATGGACAAGTATTGGTATATCAGGATATGTTAGGAATGTATAGCGATTTTACTCCAAAATTTGTAAAGAAATTTTCTGATGTAGGTAGTCAAATGAGAGATGGAGTAAAAAAATACATGAAAGAAGTTCAAGATGGAACATTTCCAGAAGAAAAGCATTCTTTTAAAATAGATAAAGAAATAATAGATAAGTTATAA